In Streptomyces sclerotialus, one genomic interval encodes:
- a CDS encoding alpha/beta hydrolase fold domain-containing protein, which yields MTGTAPTVRELIAAPHPDIAPLPPAARPEPGVRVLRGVPYAEAEGSRPPELDAWLPEEGVPGPVPLVLFVHGGAWRRGRRDDMGTRTRDWDPGPFARIAAAGLAVACVDYRLSGEAVFPAPLDDLRAALRWLTLRSAELGIDTGRTVVWGESAGGHLASLLALTPGPTVPAPVGAVIWYGPSDLTAARGAFDPHDPRTPEALLLGAAPAGCPERARDASPVAHAHAGAPPFLLVHGDADTMVSCTHSEALAGALEAAGARAELRRVPGADHGWYGAADDQVADVFTESLRFARRVVA from the coding sequence GTGACGGGCACCGCTCCGACGGTCCGGGAACTGATCGCCGCGCCGCACCCGGACATCGCGCCGCTGCCGCCGGCGGCCCGCCCCGAGCCCGGCGTGCGCGTCCTGCGCGGGGTGCCCTACGCCGAGGCCGAGGGCAGCCGTCCGCCGGAACTCGATGCCTGGCTCCCCGAAGAGGGCGTCCCCGGGCCCGTCCCGCTGGTGCTGTTCGTGCACGGCGGCGCCTGGCGCCGCGGCCGGCGCGACGACATGGGGACGCGGACGCGGGACTGGGACCCGGGCCCGTTCGCCCGCATCGCGGCGGCGGGCCTCGCGGTCGCCTGCGTCGACTACCGGCTCAGCGGCGAGGCCGTCTTCCCCGCTCCGCTGGACGACCTGCGGGCCGCGCTGCGGTGGCTCACGCTCCGCTCCGCCGAGCTGGGCATCGACACCGGCCGGACGGTGGTGTGGGGCGAGTCCGCCGGCGGCCACCTCGCCTCCCTGCTCGCCCTCACCCCCGGCCCCACCGTGCCGGCCCCCGTCGGCGCCGTCATCTGGTACGGGCCCAGCGACCTGACCGCGGCCCGCGGGGCCTTCGACCCGCACGATCCCCGTACGCCCGAAGCGCTGCTGCTCGGCGCGGCCCCGGCCGGCTGCCCGGAGCGGGCGCGGGACGCCAGTCCGGTCGCCCACGCGCACGCCGGTGCTCCGCCCTTCCTCCTCGTGCACGGCGACGCGGACACGATGGTGTCGTGCACGCACAGCGAGGCCCTCGCCGGGGCGCTGGAGGCCGCCGGCGCGCGGGCCGAGCTGCGGCGGGTACCGGGCGCCGACCACGGGTGGTACGGGGCGGCCGACGACCAGGTGGCAGACGTCTTCACGGAGTCGCTGCGCTTCGCCCGGCGCGTGGTGGCCTGA
- a CDS encoding MarR family winged helix-turn-helix transcriptional regulator yields the protein MADTRRSLPQLLGDARRWFDEGLLAAMATTGATPVSLPQLQLFAVLDEAGTTVSELARRMGVTRQTAHQAVHGLVAAGLLEQTEHPTSARQRLIRRTPEGAHAHQQAELVLERLEDRLAERIGREAADALRAALEAPWGDPPAPGQA from the coding sequence ATGGCGGACACCCGGCGCAGCCTTCCGCAGCTGCTCGGCGACGCCCGGCGCTGGTTCGACGAGGGGCTGCTCGCGGCCATGGCGACGACCGGCGCGACACCGGTCTCCCTGCCTCAGCTCCAGCTCTTCGCCGTACTGGACGAGGCGGGCACCACGGTCTCCGAACTGGCCCGGCGCATGGGCGTCACCCGCCAGACCGCACACCAGGCCGTGCACGGCCTGGTCGCCGCCGGACTGCTGGAACAGACCGAGCACCCCACCTCCGCCCGGCAGCGCCTGATCCGGCGCACGCCGGAGGGCGCGCACGCGCACCAGCAGGCGGAACTGGTCCTCGAACGGCTGGAGGACCGGCTCGCCGAGCGCATCGGCCGGGAGGCGGCCGACGCCCTCCGCGCCGCCCTGGAAGCACCGTGGGGCGACCCGCCCGCACCGGGCCAGGCGTGA
- a CDS encoding quercetin 2,3-dioxygenase, whose amino-acid sequence MTIEYATRYRRASRIPAEPGKPYFIEKGEGDRAHLFGDLITVYAGGEQTENTFNFFTVEGPKGDLIPAHVHADTHEVFYITQGAVRLFVEDTEGEQQEKLLTPGDFGFVPKNCRHAYRMERHHSQVVGVAAGPGGTFERFFETLGAPAEQLGLPREPVVPAPDKFRTVPQEYDVRFLPDHQWRTR is encoded by the coding sequence ATGACCATCGAATACGCCACCCGCTACCGGCGCGCCTCCCGCATCCCCGCCGAGCCCGGCAAGCCGTACTTCATCGAGAAGGGCGAGGGCGACCGGGCACACCTCTTCGGTGACCTGATCACCGTGTACGCGGGCGGCGAGCAGACCGAGAACACCTTCAACTTCTTCACCGTCGAAGGCCCCAAGGGCGACCTCATCCCGGCCCATGTGCACGCCGACACCCACGAGGTCTTCTACATCACCCAGGGCGCGGTCCGGCTGTTCGTCGAGGACACCGAGGGCGAGCAGCAGGAGAAGCTGCTCACCCCCGGCGACTTCGGCTTCGTGCCCAAGAACTGCCGGCACGCCTACCGCATGGAGCGCCACCACAGCCAGGTCGTCGGCGTCGCCGCCGGCCCCGGCGGCACCTTCGAGCGGTTCTTCGAAACGCTCGGCGCGCCCGCCGAGCAACTCGGCCTGCCGCGCGAGCCGGTCGTCCCCGCCCCGGACAAGTTCCGGACGGTGCCGCAGGAGTACGACGTACGGTTCCTCCCCGATCACCAGTGGCGGACCCGGTGA
- a CDS encoding PAS domain S-box protein yields MRGGTVGAAGGGQGLFRVLLEAAPDAMVIVDEAGVIQLVSARLETLFGYARAELLGRPVEILVPDRFRGRHAGHRRAYAAQQEVRAMGAGLEVHGLRKDGSQFPVDISLSPLATRNGLLISATVRDISERRSAEARINELADLVESSHDAILAKTIDGHITYWNAAAERLYGYTAEEVIGRHVSLLATKSRRGEITQILDRLRRGEKIEHFETIRVTRNGRLLDVDVTIWPTRAADGTVNGACAIARDISDRKRTEAELTRLYEQQRDIALTLQHSLMGTPPEVPELHTASRYLPATQGAGVGGDWFDLVPLGAGRVGVLMGDVMGRGLEAAAVMGQLRSAANALARTGMPPVRLMQVLDTVVTDLPGQLVTCCYLVIKPDTRELTICSAGHLPVLLASPGEGVRTLPAPVSVPLGVGGIPHEQTRITVPPGSVLALYTDGLIETPGSDIEHRIAALQEEFAAAFATDPDLESAADRLLAAMLPGAKPDDDDATLLLTRLPVAPLASVDIALPATPSAVSDGRAFLTAALARWDRTEVADEACLLVSEILTNAIRHAQGPLRLRLRMSRSDLTAEVSDRTSRRPQLRLARTDEESGRGLFLVDTLADSWGTHPTDEGKIIWFTLRLPERAPSRHRRVTPP; encoded by the coding sequence ATGCGGGGTGGGACGGTGGGGGCCGCCGGGGGCGGGCAGGGACTCTTCCGGGTGCTGCTGGAGGCGGCACCGGACGCCATGGTGATCGTGGACGAAGCGGGCGTCATCCAGCTGGTGAGCGCCCGGCTCGAAACGCTTTTCGGGTACGCGCGCGCGGAACTGCTCGGCCGGCCCGTCGAAATCCTCGTACCGGACCGGTTCCGCGGCCGGCACGCCGGACACCGGCGCGCCTACGCGGCCCAGCAGGAGGTCCGCGCCATGGGTGCCGGCCTCGAAGTGCACGGACTGCGCAAGGACGGCAGCCAGTTCCCCGTCGACATCAGCCTCAGCCCGCTGGCGACCCGCAACGGTCTGCTCATTTCCGCCACGGTCCGGGACATCAGCGAACGCAGATCAGCGGAGGCACGCATCAACGAACTCGCCGACCTCGTCGAGTCCTCGCACGACGCCATTCTCGCCAAGACCATCGACGGTCACATCACGTACTGGAACGCCGCAGCCGAGCGCCTGTACGGCTACACCGCCGAGGAGGTCATCGGCCGGCACGTGTCCCTGCTCGCCACGAAGAGCCGTAGGGGCGAGATCACCCAGATCCTGGACCGGCTGCGCCGCGGGGAGAAGATCGAACACTTCGAGACCATCCGGGTCACCAGGAACGGACGGCTGCTGGACGTCGACGTCACGATCTGGCCGACCCGCGCCGCGGACGGCACGGTCAACGGCGCCTGCGCCATCGCCCGGGACATCAGCGACCGCAAGCGGACCGAGGCCGAGCTCACCCGGCTCTACGAACAGCAGCGGGACATCGCGCTCACCCTCCAGCACAGCCTCATGGGCACCCCGCCCGAAGTGCCGGAGCTGCACACCGCCAGCCGCTACCTGCCCGCGACGCAGGGAGCCGGAGTGGGCGGTGACTGGTTCGACCTCGTACCCCTGGGCGCCGGCCGGGTCGGGGTGCTCATGGGCGACGTCATGGGCCGGGGGCTGGAAGCGGCCGCCGTCATGGGCCAGCTCCGCTCGGCGGCGAACGCCCTGGCCAGAACAGGCATGCCGCCGGTCCGGCTCATGCAGGTATTGGACACGGTCGTGACCGACCTCCCCGGGCAGCTGGTCACCTGCTGCTACCTGGTCATCAAGCCGGACACCCGGGAGCTGACGATCTGCTCGGCCGGGCACCTGCCCGTCCTGCTGGCCTCGCCCGGCGAGGGTGTCCGTACGCTGCCGGCCCCGGTCAGCGTGCCACTCGGCGTCGGGGGCATTCCGCACGAGCAGACCCGTATCACCGTCCCGCCCGGCTCCGTCCTCGCCCTCTACACCGACGGTCTGATCGAGACCCCGGGCAGCGACATCGAGCACCGGATCGCCGCGCTCCAGGAGGAGTTCGCCGCGGCCTTCGCCACGGACCCGGACCTGGAATCCGCCGCCGACCGGCTCCTCGCCGCGATGCTGCCGGGCGCCAAGCCGGACGATGACGATGCCACCCTGCTCCTGACCCGGCTCCCCGTCGCCCCGCTGGCCAGCGTGGACATCGCACTGCCCGCCACCCCCTCCGCGGTCTCCGACGGCCGGGCGTTCCTCACCGCGGCCCTGGCGCGCTGGGACCGTACCGAGGTGGCCGACGAGGCCTGCCTGCTCGTCTCCGAGATCCTCACCAACGCGATACGGCACGCGCAGGGCCCGCTCCGGCTGCGGCTGCGCATGAGCCGGTCCGATCTCACCGCGGAGGTCAGCGACCGGACTTCCCGCAGGCCCCAGCTCCGCCTCGCCAGGACCGACGAGGAGTCCGGGCGAGGCCTGTTCCTCGTCGACACCCTCGCCGACAGCTGGGGTACCCATCCCACGGACGAGGGGAAGATCATCTGGTTCACCCTCCGTCTCCCCGAACGCGCGCCGTCGCGTCACCGGCGCGTCACGCCCCCGTGA
- a CDS encoding PP2C family protein-serine/threonine phosphatase: MWSRTRRWIPAVVIVLAAVVELLTPPPVSSAPLLTVAPVTAVTLLRPSGILGTGLAAMAVHAVLAYEDGTFGWQRGVANQVTLAAVTALAIGLNRSLHSQHVSASRARYAAEVAQRAVLPRPPSRLGDLRIAARYVPAEDMALIGGDLFVVQDTPFGVRAMVGDVRGKGLSAVTAVSIDIGAFRYAADHSPDLPAVVQCMEEALLREGQRREGLDRTEGFTTALIVQFSKHLDRVHLVNRGHPAPLLLYANGQARALEPTEEAPPLGITALGTWKSPVESYDFPPGAMLLCFTDGVTEARDAAGTFYDPADRVPGMLQSYLRQTGHPAEPSAVLDFLARDVSRHSGGAVQDDQALLALHRPLPRTDLLAKETAEE, encoded by the coding sequence ATGTGGTCACGTACGCGTCGGTGGATCCCCGCCGTGGTGATCGTTCTCGCCGCGGTGGTGGAGCTGCTGACGCCGCCTCCCGTGTCGTCCGCCCCCCTGCTGACCGTGGCACCGGTGACGGCGGTGACGCTGCTCCGGCCGTCCGGCATCCTGGGCACCGGCCTCGCGGCGATGGCCGTGCACGCGGTACTCGCCTATGAGGACGGCACCTTCGGCTGGCAGCGGGGCGTCGCCAACCAGGTGACCCTCGCGGCCGTCACCGCACTGGCCATCGGACTGAACCGTTCCCTGCACTCCCAGCACGTCAGCGCCAGCCGCGCGCGGTACGCCGCGGAGGTCGCCCAGCGGGCCGTGCTGCCCAGGCCGCCGAGCCGGCTGGGTGACCTGCGGATCGCCGCCCGCTACGTCCCGGCCGAGGACATGGCGCTGATCGGCGGCGATCTGTTCGTGGTACAGGACACCCCGTTCGGCGTCCGCGCCATGGTCGGCGACGTACGCGGCAAGGGACTGTCCGCCGTCACCGCGGTCAGCATCGACATCGGGGCCTTCCGCTACGCCGCCGACCACTCACCCGACCTCCCCGCCGTGGTGCAGTGCATGGAGGAGGCCCTGCTGCGGGAGGGACAGCGCCGGGAGGGCCTGGACCGGACGGAGGGGTTCACCACCGCCCTGATCGTCCAGTTCAGCAAGCACCTGGACCGCGTACACCTGGTCAACCGCGGCCACCCCGCCCCCCTGCTGCTGTACGCCAACGGGCAGGCGCGCGCCCTGGAGCCCACGGAGGAAGCACCACCGCTGGGCATCACCGCGCTGGGGACCTGGAAGTCTCCGGTGGAGTCGTACGACTTCCCGCCCGGGGCGATGCTGCTGTGCTTCACCGACGGCGTCACCGAGGCACGCGACGCGGCCGGCACCTTCTACGACCCGGCGGACCGCGTCCCCGGCATGCTCCAGTCCTACCTGCGCCAGACGGGCCACCCCGCCGAGCCGTCGGCCGTCCTGGACTTCCTGGCCCGGGACGTCAGCCGGCACAGCGGCGGCGCCGTCCAGGACGACCAGGCCCTCCTGGCCCTGCACCGGCCGCTCCCCCGGACGGACCTCCTCGCGAAGGAGACCGCCGAGGAGTAG
- a CDS encoding FUSC family protein, with translation MWERVAAGWRWLGWEAAAVGRTVRYAARRTGPERDTMVQALKMAGAAIAAWALAGWWLKAPLALMAPWTALALVDATVYRSLRSGLQQISVIVVGAVWASLAMALADGSTLGAMLIALPVLALVGTYRRFGAQGIYGSTTALFVITYGAYSLNEVGHRLLETCIGAVIGITVNALVFPPVHLRNVRDQLQRLPRDSADLLRHMSEGLREDWGTAEAEEWRDRARRLQPILRSLADARQWTNESLRLNPAWNLRRSGPHPPPESEDSRWHEIAEHLAVIARTLSRSVDEENPLARPDPAFLGRYADLADWTAEVCAAEADLFDEAGDGATTRDRRQKAMQEAWRRYGGMAESFGGQTGPAAAVSGELLVETRQMLSALTGQDGPAAQEEEQGMRKGNRAD, from the coding sequence ATGTGGGAGCGGGTCGCCGCGGGGTGGCGATGGCTGGGGTGGGAGGCGGCCGCGGTCGGACGTACGGTCCGGTACGCGGCGCGTCGTACGGGCCCCGAGCGCGACACGATGGTGCAGGCGCTGAAGATGGCCGGCGCGGCGATCGCCGCGTGGGCGCTGGCCGGCTGGTGGCTCAAGGCGCCGCTGGCGCTGATGGCGCCGTGGACGGCGCTCGCCCTGGTCGACGCGACGGTCTACCGTTCACTGCGCTCGGGGCTGCAGCAGATCTCCGTGATCGTCGTCGGTGCGGTGTGGGCGTCCCTGGCGATGGCCCTGGCCGACGGCAGCACCCTGGGCGCCATGCTCATCGCCTTGCCGGTACTGGCGCTGGTGGGCACTTACCGGCGCTTCGGCGCGCAGGGCATCTACGGGTCGACGACGGCACTGTTCGTGATCACGTACGGTGCCTACTCGCTCAACGAGGTGGGCCACCGGCTGCTGGAGACGTGTATCGGGGCCGTCATCGGCATCACCGTGAACGCGCTCGTCTTCCCGCCCGTGCATCTGCGTAACGTCCGCGACCAGCTGCAGCGCCTGCCGCGGGACAGCGCCGACCTGCTGCGGCACATGTCCGAGGGGCTGCGCGAGGACTGGGGAACCGCCGAGGCCGAGGAGTGGCGGGACCGCGCCCGGCGCCTCCAGCCGATCCTGCGCTCGCTGGCCGACGCGCGGCAGTGGACGAACGAGAGCCTGCGCCTCAACCCCGCGTGGAATCTGCGCCGGTCGGGCCCGCACCCGCCCCCGGAGTCGGAGGACAGCCGCTGGCACGAGATCGCCGAGCATCTGGCGGTCATCGCCCGGACCCTGTCCCGGTCGGTCGACGAGGAGAACCCGCTGGCCCGTCCCGACCCCGCTTTCCTCGGCCGGTACGCGGATCTCGCCGACTGGACGGCGGAGGTGTGCGCGGCCGAAGCCGATCTGTTCGACGAGGCGGGGGACGGGGCGACGACCCGGGACCGGCGGCAGAAGGCCATGCAGGAGGCCTGGCGCCGCTACGGCGGCATGGCCGAGTCCTTCGGCGGCCAGACCGGGCCCGCCGCCGCGGTGAGCGGCGAGCTGCTGGTCGAGACCCGGCAGATGCTGTCCGCGCTCACCGGGCAGGACGGCCCTGCCGCGCAGGAGGAGGAGCAGGGCATGCGGAAGGGGAACCGGGCGGACTGA
- a CDS encoding LacI family DNA-binding transcriptional regulator translates to MRVSLKDVAARAGVSIKTVSNVVNNYRHVTPEMRDRVQRAIDELGYRPNLAARHLRKGRTGIIALALPELGNPYFAELAAAVIDAAAEHDYIVLLDHTGGRRAQEVLVSQGFRARVIDGLILSPIELEAEDLLDRTENVPLVLLGERHYDLPYDHIAVDNVAAARLAVRHLTGRGRREVAFIGARRGNSRPAELRVRGWREELSAAGLPCDDGLVATTDGWGHADGAAAMHRILATGRRPDAVFAYNDPVAIGAMRALSEHGLRVPEDVAVAGFDDVVEGRFGTVTLTSVSPDKEAIARLAVESVLARLNGEAPEPRRIWADYRLIERESTVGRAGAR, encoded by the coding sequence GTGCGGGTCAGCCTCAAGGACGTCGCCGCGCGTGCGGGCGTGTCGATCAAGACCGTCTCCAACGTGGTGAACAACTACCGGCACGTCACTCCCGAGATGCGCGACCGCGTCCAGCGGGCCATCGACGAGCTGGGGTACCGGCCCAACCTGGCCGCGCGCCATCTGCGCAAGGGGCGTACGGGCATCATCGCCCTCGCCCTGCCCGAACTGGGCAACCCCTACTTCGCCGAGCTTGCCGCCGCCGTCATCGACGCCGCAGCCGAGCACGACTACATCGTGCTCCTGGACCACACCGGCGGCCGGCGCGCACAGGAGGTCCTGGTCAGCCAGGGATTCCGGGCCCGGGTGATCGACGGCCTCATCCTCAGCCCGATCGAACTGGAGGCGGAGGACCTCCTCGACCGGACGGAGAACGTCCCGCTCGTCCTCCTCGGCGAGCGCCACTACGACCTGCCGTACGACCACATCGCCGTCGACAACGTCGCGGCGGCCCGGCTGGCCGTCCGCCACCTGACGGGACGGGGGCGGCGCGAGGTGGCCTTCATCGGCGCCCGCCGCGGCAACAGCCGCCCGGCCGAACTCCGCGTACGGGGCTGGCGCGAGGAGCTGTCCGCGGCCGGGCTGCCCTGCGACGACGGCCTGGTCGCCACCACCGACGGCTGGGGCCACGCGGACGGCGCGGCGGCCATGCACCGCATCCTGGCGACCGGGCGGCGGCCCGACGCCGTGTTCGCGTACAACGACCCCGTGGCGATCGGCGCGATGCGCGCCCTGTCCGAGCACGGCCTGCGGGTGCCCGAGGACGTCGCCGTGGCCGGCTTCGACGACGTCGTGGAGGGCCGGTTCGGCACCGTCACCCTCACCTCCGTCTCCCCGGACAAGGAAGCCATCGCCCGCCTGGCGGTGGAGTCGGTCCTGGCGCGGCTGAACGGCGAGGCACCGGAGCCCCGGCGTATCTGGGCGGACTACCGGCTGATCGAGCGGGAGAGCACGGTGGGGCGCGCAGGCGCCCGCTGA
- a CDS encoding glycoside hydrolase family 2 yields the protein MRTRRLGRQLALLLTAALGVTGLTLAPSASAAGEQAEPHGLKGEYFTQSAPGAFDFHELKATGFDPQLDFDDLEPRLRSATGQSDDVSVRWTGKVVPERSGPTTFSVTGDNGFRLWVDGKLAIDHWTDDWDKEQTSQPVEVTAGKAYDIKVEYFEHYGGSNLHLRWTEPGQAKEAIPSSAFRLPDGYEYNGALASSVLKDGRTLRLDFAQALTAPPAGLAEHLRAVIGGAKWPLGTVTPDPADPTALLVGLEEPVVGKKGGGARGLADVHYDGKGGLKGTDGEAVGAFWSSGPNHSEYELRTEWADEVGPDNALPEYPRPQLTRDTWQNLNGSWQFQAAEAGEQPPVGKRLDEKILVPYPVESQLSGIERHEDRMWYRRTFTVPRNWQVGDGKRLRLNFGAVDWQSEVYVNGKKVAAHKGGYDKFSADITDALKPGRTQELIVGVHDPTDAADGENPPVGKQRLDPSGIWYTPSSGIWQTVWMEPVAADHADSLKIVPDVKNGQVTVEPKGVRDGVRVMATAYAGKKKVAEATGRTGTPLKLKIAKPRLWSPDDPFLYDLKVKVGIDRVGSYFGMRSIAVEKVDGTPRTVLNGTPTFLMATLDQGFWPDGLHTAPTDEALAYDLKMHKAMGFNSVRKHIKVEPDRWFYWADKLGLMVWQDMPAMTAGVNPDAESRAQYEREMKEMIDEHISSPSVVMWVTFNEGWGQYDIGRVAEQAKAWDPTRLVNNQSGLNLGADGNAGDIMDEHGYPSPALPPRPDGERALVAGEYGGLGLAVPGHAWSVQQSYVDVDPTTYTDDYLTKLDEVRTLACKGGNGAVYTQISDVEGELNGLLTYDRKVVKPDVQRLKAAHEALIHDASQAVPAGCSAS from the coding sequence ATGCGCACCAGACGCCTGGGAAGACAGCTGGCGTTACTGCTCACCGCGGCACTCGGCGTCACCGGCCTCACCTTGGCCCCGTCCGCCTCGGCCGCCGGCGAGCAGGCCGAACCCCATGGCCTCAAGGGCGAGTACTTCACCCAGTCGGCGCCCGGAGCCTTCGACTTCCACGAGCTCAAGGCCACCGGCTTCGACCCGCAGCTCGACTTCGACGACCTGGAGCCCCGGCTCCGGTCCGCCACCGGACAGTCCGACGACGTCAGCGTCCGCTGGACCGGCAAGGTCGTCCCGGAGCGGTCGGGCCCCACCACCTTCTCGGTCACCGGTGACAACGGCTTCCGGCTGTGGGTGGACGGGAAGCTCGCCATCGACCACTGGACCGACGACTGGGACAAGGAACAGACCTCCCAGCCGGTCGAGGTGACCGCAGGCAAGGCCTACGACATCAAGGTCGAGTACTTCGAGCACTACGGCGGGTCCAACCTCCACCTGCGCTGGACCGAGCCCGGTCAGGCCAAGGAGGCGATCCCCTCCTCGGCGTTCCGGCTGCCGGACGGCTACGAGTACAACGGCGCGCTGGCTTCCAGTGTCCTCAAGGACGGCCGGACGCTCCGCCTCGACTTCGCCCAGGCCCTCACCGCTCCGCCGGCCGGCCTCGCCGAGCACCTGCGGGCGGTCATCGGCGGCGCGAAGTGGCCGCTGGGCACGGTCACGCCCGACCCGGCGGACCCGACGGCGCTGCTGGTCGGGCTCGAGGAGCCGGTCGTCGGCAAGAAGGGCGGCGGCGCGCGTGGCCTCGCCGACGTCCACTACGACGGCAAGGGCGGCCTGAAGGGCACGGACGGCGAGGCCGTCGGCGCGTTCTGGTCGAGCGGCCCGAACCACTCCGAGTACGAGCTGCGCACCGAGTGGGCCGACGAGGTGGGCCCGGACAACGCCCTCCCCGAGTACCCGCGCCCCCAGCTCACCCGCGACACGTGGCAGAACCTCAACGGCAGCTGGCAGTTCCAGGCCGCCGAGGCCGGCGAGCAGCCCCCGGTCGGCAAGCGGCTCGACGAGAAGATCCTCGTGCCCTACCCGGTGGAGTCCCAGCTCTCCGGCATCGAGCGCCACGAGGACCGCATGTGGTACCGGCGTACCTTCACCGTCCCCAGGAACTGGCAGGTCGGCGACGGCAAGCGGCTGCGGCTGAACTTCGGCGCCGTCGACTGGCAGTCGGAGGTGTACGTCAACGGCAAGAAGGTCGCCGCGCACAAGGGCGGTTACGACAAGTTCAGCGCCGACATCACCGACGCGCTGAAGCCCGGCCGTACGCAGGAACTGATCGTCGGCGTCCACGACCCGACCGACGCGGCGGACGGCGAGAACCCGCCGGTCGGCAAGCAGCGGCTGGACCCCAGCGGCATCTGGTACACCCCGTCCTCCGGCATCTGGCAGACGGTGTGGATGGAGCCGGTCGCCGCCGACCACGCGGACTCCCTCAAGATCGTCCCGGACGTGAAGAACGGGCAGGTCACCGTCGAGCCCAAGGGCGTACGCGACGGGGTACGGGTCATGGCCACCGCGTACGCCGGCAAGAAGAAGGTCGCCGAGGCCACCGGCCGTACCGGGACACCGCTGAAGCTCAAGATCGCCAAGCCGCGCCTGTGGTCGCCGGACGACCCGTTCCTCTACGACCTGAAGGTCAAGGTCGGCATTGACCGCGTCGGCAGCTACTTCGGCATGCGCTCCATCGCCGTCGAGAAGGTCGACGGCACCCCGCGCACCGTGCTCAACGGCACGCCCACCTTCCTGATGGCCACGCTCGACCAGGGCTTCTGGCCCGACGGCCTGCACACGGCGCCGACCGACGAGGCCCTCGCGTACGACCTGAAGATGCACAAGGCGATGGGCTTCAACTCGGTGCGCAAGCACATCAAGGTCGAACCCGACCGCTGGTTCTACTGGGCCGACAAGCTGGGCCTGATGGTCTGGCAGGACATGCCCGCCATGACCGCGGGCGTGAACCCGGACGCGGAGTCCAGGGCCCAGTACGAGCGGGAGATGAAGGAGATGATCGACGAGCACATCAGCAGCCCGTCGGTCGTCATGTGGGTCACCTTCAACGAAGGCTGGGGCCAGTACGACATCGGCCGCGTCGCCGAACAGGCCAAGGCCTGGGACCCGACCCGGCTGGTGAACAACCAGTCGGGCCTCAACCTCGGTGCCGACGGCAACGCCGGCGACATCATGGACGAGCACGGCTACCCGAGCCCGGCCCTGCCGCCGCGCCCCGACGGCGAACGTGCCCTGGTCGCCGGCGAGTACGGCGGTCTCGGACTCGCCGTGCCGGGCCACGCCTGGTCGGTCCAGCAGTCCTACGTCGACGTCGACCCCACGACCTACACCGACGACTACCTGACCAAGCTCGACGAGGTGCGCACGCTGGCCTGCAAGGGCGGCAACGGCGCCGTCTACACCCAGATCTCGGACGTCGAGGGCGAGCTGAACGGCCTGCTGACGTACGACCGCAAGGTGGTCAAGCCCGACGTGCAGCGGCTGAAGGCGGCCCACGAGGCGCTGATCCACGACGCCTCACAGGCCGTGCCGGCCGGCTGCTCCGCATCCTGA